A genome region from Anastrepha obliqua isolate idAnaObli1 chromosome 4, idAnaObli1_1.0, whole genome shotgun sequence includes the following:
- the LOC129244871 gene encoding uncharacterized protein LOC129244871, with product MRFPSNKTLGKIAVYGAVASISAAMYMQHKMKDRIRNSEYFRLAVQALRKHRGASSLLGEPIREIGFDLGDTKNFADGKNAQFEVRVKGAKDKGKMFFWATRTPEEGWLLDRLELELQSQPEKRFLIKKAENLEKSE from the exons ATGCGGTTCCCATCAAATAAAACACTTGGAAAAATTGCTGTGTACGGAGCAGTTGCTTCCATTTCGGCTGCAATGTATATGCAACATAAAATGAAGGATCGCATAAGAAATTCCGAATATTTTCGTTTAGCCGTCCAGGCTTTGAGGAAACACAGAG GTGCTTCGAGTTTACTGGGTGAGCCTATCAGAGAAATTGGCTTTGATTTAGGTGATACCAAAAATTTTGCAGACGGGAAAAATGCTCAGTTTGAAGTGCGTGTGAAAGGCGCTAAAGATAAAG GTAAGATGTTCTTTTGGGCGACACGAACACCTGAAGAAGGATGGTTGTTGGATCGTTTAGAACTGGAGCTGCAATCACAACCCGAAAAACGTTTCCTAATAAAGAAAgctgaaaatttagaaaagtcTGAATGA
- the LOC129244870 gene encoding 39S ribosomal protein L54, mitochondrial encodes MNANIFGQTLNRIGRSWLTNTFLARSYAKPAAAALGGGKKKKLGKLGPVVEKKEIPVETDVNKLVSYVCGSNILKTGQDIKLKPDSEYPEWLWSLNVDRITPVDEMDPETKQYWRRIRKMGLRRNNQLSKLRKF; translated from the exons atgaatgcTAATATTTTTGGACAAACATTAAACAGGATTGGACGAAGCTGGTTGACGAACACATTTTTAGCACGCTCCTATGCAAAACCTGCAGCTg CCGCACTTGGgggaggaaaaaagaaaaaacttggaAAACTAGGCCCGGTAGTCGAGAAAAAGGAAATTCCAGTTGAAACAGATGTCAATAAGCTGGTTAGCTATGTTTGTGGCAGCAATATCTTAAAAACGGGACAGGATATTAAG CTTAAACCTGATTCGGAATACCCCGAGTGGTTATGGTCCCTCAACGTTGATCGAATTACACCTGTGGATGAAATGGATCCAGAAACGAAGCAATATTGGCGACGTATACGTAAAATGGGTCTCCGACGCAATAATCAACTAAGtaaattgagaaaattttaa